Proteins co-encoded in one Stomoxys calcitrans chromosome 5, idStoCalc2.1, whole genome shotgun sequence genomic window:
- the LOC106085168 gene encoding uncharacterized protein LOC106085168 has translation MLRNRGLLAGIGIFWAFLWLPGAQLKRNYKIEYTKCSSFHNTSSVRFFQFSLRNDSHRLNLIDGRLELAKTIEEIQTKVVIKLWRKNSPAFTLADVVLNGCEFMDTMHKNKLLAIFKKNIMRYINEFPRCPLKKNFNYTLTGYYQNEDDFPTYVPEGEFQVQLHFFQENKIYARVLFWGQVVYLKSSQFKG, from the exons ATGTTACGAAATCGCGGACTATTGGCAGGCATAGGAATATTCTGGGCATTTCTATGGTTGCCGGGAGCACAGCTCAAA CGCAACTATAAAATCGAATATACCAAATGTTCCAGCTTTCACAATACCTCTAGTGTTAGATTTTTCCAGTTTTCCTTGCGCAATGATAGCCATCGTCTGAATTTAATAGATGGAAGGCTCGAATTGGCCAAAACCATCGAAGAGATTCAAACAaaagttgtgataaaactttggCGAAAAAATTCGCCAGCATTTACTTTAGCTGATGTGGTCTTGAATGGTTGCGAATTTATGGATACCATGCACAAGAATAAATTATTGGCCATTTTCAAAAAGAATATAATGCGTTACATAAATGAATTTCCCAGGTGTCCTCTTAAAAag aattttaattACACTTTAACCGGATATTATCAAAATGAAGACGATTTCCCCACATATGTACCGGAAGGCGAATTTCAAGTGCAGTTACATTTTTTTCAGGAAAATAAGATATATGCAAGGGTTTTGTTTTGGGGTCAAGTGGTTTACTTGAAAAGTAGCCAATTCAAaggataa